TATCCTGGGTTCTGTGTGAGTGAAGGAGATGATGTGGAGTAGGATGTGTAATTCAGGTACTTCTCAGCCACCTCCTGGAGCATCTGTGGAAGATTACTGTTTTCTGGGCTGTCATTATCTGGCAGTTCTGTGCCAAAATCCCTCTGTGTGAACAATGCCTCCCTGTTTTCTCAGGATCTGGTTTGTTTAGGGACATGTGCAAAGGGGCATTTCACCAGTGCAGCTAAACAAGGGACATGTATTAAGTTCAACGTAACCTGTGAGGAGCTGAGGCCTGTCTCTAGGCTACCTTAAGCAACCAGATCATGGGGCACCCTCCTGGGAAAACAGCTGTCCCAGCTCTCCTGTGTAACCAGGGATAAGCTCTGTGCCTGTTCTTCACTCTATAGTATCCAAGCAGGTGTCAAAGGCTTCAGATGGAGAAACTCAGCCCAGTCCTTAGTTCTAGAAAGGAAGGAGTACTTAAGGACTGGCTTACCATCAGGAGTGCCCGGGGAACTCAAAAGTCTTGTGAGTGTGGCTCTGTCTGTGGGTGGAGAGCTGGCacagaaaggcagaagcagcagtgaaCAGTATTGATCAGCTCAGCACCACCTTTtgcatcttttttctttatcctaAATTTACAGTGGCAAAAGTAAACCTCAGCCAATCCCTACCCTTTTGTCACCAGCCTTCTTATATCTGTTTTGTTGGAAAACAAATGAAGTATGGTTGCCTTTGTGCTTCGAGAAAACACTTCTTAGTGAGCAACCAGGTATTAGTGAGCCTTGGGGGTATAGCTCAGGTGGGGAAGGGACGCAGTGTcacagggcagctcctggggctgtgtTCTGTGGCCATCCTTGATTTTGGATCCCCAGCACTGAGGTTTGATATGGCAGCAGTACTGGATGCATGCTGTGCTCATGTAAGGGCAGGGGTTCCCCTGGGTTGTTATCCAGGTGTCTGCATCTCAGGTGGGGCCAGAATTCCTGGGTAGGGAAAGAGATTGCTCTGTGCCTCATGTTCCCTCTGTAAGGCGGGTACTGACAGTTCTGATTCTGGAATAGCAGATTTCCATGGCTGCAGGCACTGTTGAAAGAAGCCTCATGCTGGGTGTGGTGGGAGGCTGCATGTTTCTGCTTGTTCTGGGCTAATGTGTAATTTCTGATCATACTCTCTTATGTTTCTTTACTTAAATTATCACTGACATCAAAACAGTGATTGACTCTAGAGCCAGGTAGTGTCTTACCTGTTAGCTCTCCCTTCCAGAAGGTGTGTCATCTCTGAGTTGCTCCTGATGTCATATGTGTCAGGTAGCCAAGACCCTCCTTAAGGAAGGTTTTTGCTTCTGCGTAAGCCTCTGAGACTCGGGCAGCTGCCTGGCAGCCCCACAcaagcagagccagcagcagtcATGTCCCACAAGCTGCTTCACTCCAATTACAGCTGCAGGGTCACCCCCAAATGCCATCTTACACAGTCAGAGGTGTCTTGGCTTCCTCTCACAGCCCCACAGAAGCAAAACATGTGTTCCAAACTCCATTAGGCAAAGATTAAGCAAGATAACAGCAGGAAGCAGGGCAGCCTGCTAGTGCCGACCTGTCCAGGCTCctgtggaggaaggaaaagactTTGCTGTGTCAGCAGCTGTGGACACAGGTGGTGATGAGCTGCTGCCACCTGCAAGGGCTGGTGAGGCACTGGGGTGGCTGCCTATGCCAAGTTTTCTTTAGGGAGGTGACTGGCTCTACTCTGCAAACACCCCCCATGTCTGCAGCTGAGGGCAGGAGAGTTGTGAAGGCAGCTCTGCTTGTTTAGGATAAAATACTCAGGCTTCAATTATGGTTTCATGTCCCTGTGATCACAGCAGCACCATCTCTGTAGATTTATTGATGCCACCACCCCACCTGTGTGCCATGCTTTATCCCATTCCCCCACACCCACCTGGTGTTTCACCAAGACTGAGCTGTAAAGCAGGACTCCTGGCATGGGCCCGGAGCAGGAGCTCACCCTGAAGGGCTCTGTGGCTGAGCCTGGTCCTTCCCCCAGTCTGTCTGATTTCGCCAGGGGATTTTGCTGACCAGCCCCCAGTTCTGGCAatgctctccctgcagccatggGCCTGGTGCAGCACGGGATGATGGCAGCTTCTCTCCCAGCTGGGTTTCTAATGGCAAAGCCATGGGCTCTGTCCTCCATGAGCCAGTGGCACCTGTGCTGCCCCATTCCCCACCAATGTCCCTTCCTTGCAGGCCCTGGTGTAAAATGCCCTTTCTGACTGGTACTGCTCTgttgtcacagaatcacaccaTGAGAACACCACTTGTGaactggtttgggttttttaaatatctctattttttttagCCTGATGCTCATAGTGATCTGCAGTATCTGCTGCCTTCAAGTTCCTTGTGGTTTCAGTTTTGGTACAAATGTGTTTAGATTTTAGCAAATTAAAGTTGGGGGGAGGGGGTACAGAGCATCTGAtcaatttgtatttatttattttaacattttactaaataaaacacagtaaaatCTCTTGTCTCCTTAGCTGTATGTACCAGGTGGGGACAGTGGGTCCCACAGGCACAGTGGTTGTAGCAGTGCCCATAGCAagtccccagccccaggaggggTTTCCGAGCATGGCTCTGTACAAGGGCTGTGTAATGCCCTGGCTTGTTTTCTTGGCAGGGAGAAGGGCACTACGTTAGGAGAAATGAATTTTAGCTCCAAAAGGAGCTGTGCTCAGTTCAGACAATCTCCCTGGCTCTGACTCTGTGGGTGCCTCCCAGCTGATGCGGCCTGGCAGAGGGCACATGGAGACCAACCCAAGTTGGGCTTACTTCCAGGTACCTCCACCCTTGCAGGAACGTTTTGGGCTAGGGACTGTCTAGGCTGGCAAGGATTATCTGAAAATGGTGTACAGCCCTCCTGCTACAGGCATACCAGCACAGCTTCTAAAACAACCACATAGCCAGCATTTTCATTGCCTCCTATCTACCAAATAATCATCTGGAAGAGGCCTGCTCCATCTCAGCACTGCTCCACCGTGGCTCTAGCATTGTCTAGATCTGATCTAACCCTCTGATCTGGCTtagtgcagcagcagcccagtATCAGTGAGCTTGGGCTGTATTAAACAAAAACTGCTTGTTAGGGATGGTGAGGTGGAGCTGCACTTAGCTTCACAGTGATGAGCAATGTCTTCACAGCCCTTTCCCAAATAAGGCCTCAACACTTGCTCCTGGcaatccatcctcatcctctccCCTGCAGATATGAGGCTGGTGTCTTATGGGGCCTCAGAGCCAGTTTTTATTCCCAGGAGTCAAGTCAAGGCTCTCAAAgatgagcagcagcactgccacatGAAACCACATCTTCCTCTCCTTAGGTGTGATTAAACTGAGTCTGTGCCTAAGCCATGGTGCCCCAGGCTCCAGTTCAGGGGtgctggctgtgcaggcagGCTGCTGGGGCCTGTTGCAGCACACGCACCATCAGCAGTCAGTAGCACCAGCCCTttcagagctggcagggcaccTGTGTGCCTTGGGCTATTCCTACAttgctctcctcctgctgccttccctccaGGGGACATGTGCAGgctcacagcagaaaaagatTAATAACCAGGCAGTTTTAACAACAAtgtgaaaaagaataaaaaagctttaatttaaaaattaaattaaaaagagagaagaagCAAGAGGCGCTTGTGCCCTTTCCATACCCCGCGCTTTCTATGGTTCCTCTTAGCCACTCCCACCATGGACGGAAATCCTCACCCTCTACAGAGCTGGCCCTTGCAGCCCAGAGCAAAGCTAAGAAGAGAACAGTGAAGACTGCAGCAGCAACTGGCCTGGAGAGCCTCCAGGGCCACCAGCAAAATCatctgggaagaagaaaagattgaaaaaaaaacccagacaccCTAATTACTGAATTCTTATGAGAAAagtattaaataatttaaatagtgTGAGGAAAGCAATGCATCCTCTGTGCTCCAGTGTGTGATAGCAGTAGAACAGTGTCCAGTCAAGCTGCTCCCAGCATGGGGTTCCTGCCACAGTGATCAGCTATGGTCTTGTCCAGTGTCCCTGATTGTTGACGGCAAAAACTGTGCTGCCgagagctggggaggagcagggtggTCCCCACAGGGAACTTCTCCCAGCTTGTGCTGGCCCATGAAGCTGCTGTTCTGCCCATGAGATGGCTGGTAGCCCTGCCCTGTGGGGCAATACCAGCACAGGACAGGGTCTGTCACCagcatggctgctcccagctgggagGTGCAGGTCCATCCTGGGAGctcactgctggggacagcggACAGCCCATCCTGCTCTGGGGACTCCCACACCACGTGTATGGGGCCAGCGCCACTGGAGACTGCATCCATACAGATGGTGAGTAATAATATTTCCCCTATTAACCAGCCAGCGTTAATCTGTGTGTGATCCAAGACTCCAACTACTCACAGTActccctggctgctcctcccagcaTGCTGGAGGCTTCCTTGGAACCTGCTCCACAAAGAATGCAAAGAGTTGCTCTACCTCATCTCCAATTCACCAAAGCCCTGCAGGGGTGTGTGGAGGACTGAGACCTGGGaccactgagcagagcagaacagggtAAGGTACAGCTCCCAGATCTCTGGAGGAGCCAGGCCTCAAGGTGAGGTAAGCTAATGAAGACTGGGAATCCACATCTGctaaaaggaaggaagggaggacaCCCCATCCCCGGCTCCTGGCATGGGAAGGTTCCCCTGTAACACAGGAAGGCTGCAGCAGCTTGACCGGCAGACACTGGCTGTTCTTGCAGCTGACGTCTTCCATCTTATCTACAGGCACCCCTTTGGTGGGCTGAAGAGGCTGTGCTGCCAACTCCGTTCCCTcgggctgggctgcagcagtgggcaggggcaggagggaggccCTGCGCCCTCCCTTCTCCAGTGTGCTGCTTGTACCCCacaccccctgtccccaggcatCACAGGCTTCTCTCAGCAGTGAGGTATTTGAGTGCAGCAGCCCCATATCGCCGTGACAGGTCCTGGTGAAACTCCTCCCGCAGTGTCTGGAGGCAGCCCCGGTACCCTGCACTCAGGCGAAACTTGGAGATGTCAAAGCTGGGGGCATGGGGCATGTGGATCATGAAGGCATTGGGCAGGACCAGCAGCTCGTACTCCTGGGGATAAAGCAGCAGCCCTCAGCATCAGCAGCCTGGCTATACCAACATGTCACTGCCCAGCCACaagcccccagcacccagcGCCTCTGCAGCACCAAGAGCCCCTCACCCACCTGTGCATCCAGCTCCATGATGTGGGAGACTTTGTTCCAGCCGAAACCCACGAACCTCTGGTCATACTTGGGGCAGTCTCGCCTCACTACAACGTAAGGCTCAAAGTCTGGCTGCCATGCCACGCGGTAGGGCACGGTGGCCGTCCGCCATTTGGCATAGTCCGTTGGGGCGTGACCTTTTGGCCACACGTGGTACCTGTGGGGAGAGATGGAAATGAGAGACTGAGACAGTAGAGGATGCAGGGGGTCTGCGACCCCCCACCCCGAGACAGGGGGTGCACAGCCCCAAGGCACGGTACACAGCTGGCTTCTGTTTGGATGGTGGGACAGTGTTACTACCTACCTGAAGGTGTAGAGGGAGCCCATGTCCAGCATGGAGAGCAGTTCTGCTTTGGATTTGGGAAAGGTCAGACGGTAGTGCAGGGTCTCAAACGCCGGCACGATGAGAGCTGCCTTCctctggggcagctccagctgttggATGGAGTTCCTGTGATAGTAGGGAGGGTGTGAGATCCTGACTGTGAGGCATGGCCACAGCCTCCTTCCTCATCTCCCCTAGCCTGCCCACCACTCCACACCGGTATTAATGGGTTTTAAGAATTTGCAGTGGTGCCACACAGGGAAGGAGGAACAGGGCAACTCTCATAGTCACAGCTCCTTTCTCATCTACTGCTCTCTGACAAAAGTAAGGGCAAGACCCCAAGGCTGAACAGTCTCTGCCTatcagagctgctgcccagggcgtTTCTTGAAAACTCTGGTGCTTGGGGAACCCAAGGCTGAGCAAGAGCCAGCTGGAAAAAGCCTTACCTGAGGTAATCATAGAGGCCATACATAGGCAGGAAGTCGATGTCCGTCAGGAAGACGTACGGTGTCTGCGTGTTGGCCATGGCCACGTTGCGCAGGAGGTTGATGGGGTAGAACTGCCCCTCCTTGTACACAATGTGGTAGGCGACGTTGCGGCGGGTGCTCAGCACCTCCGAGGCCTGGGCATAGCGCAGGAACTGCTGTGCCTCGGCATCCGACATGTACAGTGCCAGGCTGATGGGGCCTGCCCAGTGCTTGCAGATGGCCTCCAGCATCTGTAACCTGGGAATCAGAGAGCACAGCCTGAGCACAgacctgccctgcagcagcttctgacCCAAACCCAGAACTGGGCACTTCCAGAGAGCCACATCCTGTCACGCCCAttcaggagggagcaggaagagctgaTGCTCCCAGCTTGGGGTGTTGTTCTTCACTGCCAAATGCTGGCATGAGAATGATGAAATTAGATTCCCTGGTAGCTCCAAAGCTGTGGAGCCTGCCCAGAGGAGTGGAGGGGGATTCCAACCTCCCACCTACTAGCAAAATACCTGTCCTACTAGCAAATACCTGTCCATGGAGAGTTGGGCCACGAGGGTGACATCGGTGGGATTGGGAAGGGCCAGGAACTCATACTGCAGGAAGAACAGGTGGATGCGGTGCTGCATGAGGTGCTGCTGGCGGAAGTCATAGCAGGGATCATCCTCATCCAACTCCTCCAGCGCCTGCTGCAACTGCAACACCATGAAGGTGAGGGAGAGTAGGAACCCCAGGGGAGGTTGCATGAAGTCTCTGCCCACCCAAACTCTGGGGTTGGGAACAGAGTCGCAGTCAGCCTCACCTGGTCCCTGGGTGGGCTGGGAAGACTGGCACAGCCAAAAAGCTCCCTGCGCAGCAGGTTCCCATCATACTCCAAGAAGGTCAGGTAGAGGTTACGGAAGAACTCCACGTGCTTGTTCTTCACCCGCAGCTTCTTGGGTGAGTTCCAGTGGATCACCTGAGAAGTAGTGGGTCACCCCATGTAAGTGAAGTCAGCAGCGCCAGGCTCCCCAAGCCCTCAGACCCCATGCTGACTCCCCTGGACCTCCAGTGCCTGCACTCTCCTTCAGGCCCTCCCCAGTCTCAAAAGCAGCAACCCCACTCACCTTGAGATCTGAGAGCTCAGTGTAGCACTGCTCTGAGCGGGTGTGATCAGAGAGCTGCACGTTCCAGAAGCAGGGAAGCCGGTACACCAGGGATGGGTCCTGCTTGATCACCGCATTGAAGATATCCTAGGAGAGAGACAGGTGAGTGCACGGGTGGATGAGGAAGATCCCCTGTGCCAGGAGCGCTAAGGGAATGCAGAAGGACTAACCTGCCTCAGAGAAGGCACAGTTACCTGATCAGCCAGCGAGGTGGAGAGCATGCTCATGAGCTCCCGCTCTGCTGTCAGCCGCCAcatctgctcccagcccaggcGACGCAG
This genomic stretch from Cinclus cinclus chromosome 6, bCinCin1.1, whole genome shotgun sequence harbors:
- the LARGE2 gene encoding xylosyl- and glucuronyltransferase LARGE2; its protein translation is MLRSWRMKLKLLLATVTLAILLSWLYLFVGSLEYGRFFLLPPCLGEQPSRDMEQEALASRVRRVEQENQQLRLQLGQAQAEGSDGSPQWGASAEDREPPGGDRSNHTACPKQRTVHKCELLHVAIVCAGHNASRDVVTLVKSILFHRKNPLHFHFITDSVAHQILQTLFQSWMVPSVHVSFYNADDLKPEVSWIPNKHYSGIYGLMKLTLTKALPSNLSKVIVLDTDITFATDIAELWAVFGKFSEKQVIGLVENQSDWYLGNLWKNHKPWPALGRGFNTGVILLLLDRLRRLGWEQMWRLTAERELMSMLSTSLADQDIFNAVIKQDPSLVYRLPCFWNVQLSDHTRSEQCYTELSDLKVIHWNSPKKLRVKNKHVEFFRNLYLTFLEYDGNLLRRELFGCASLPSPPRDQLQQALEELDEDDPCYDFRQQHLMQHRIHLFFLQYEFLALPNPTDVTLVAQLSMDRLQMLEAICKHWAGPISLALYMSDAEAQQFLRYAQASEVLSTRRNVAYHIVYKEGQFYPINLLRNVAMANTQTPYVFLTDIDFLPMYGLYDYLRNSIQQLELPQRKAALIVPAFETLHYRLTFPKSKAELLSMLDMGSLYTFRYHVWPKGHAPTDYAKWRTATVPYRVAWQPDFEPYVVVRRDCPKYDQRFVGFGWNKVSHIMELDAQEYELLVLPNAFMIHMPHAPSFDISKFRLSAGYRGCLQTLREEFHQDLSRRYGAAALKYLTAERSL